In Planococcus shixiaomingii, the DNA window CAAGTGGAAAACATCCGTTTTATCGATAACGCAATCGGCATCGACCAATTGCCTGAGCGGCTTCGTGAAATTGCCCGGCTTCGTGTAGAATTCCAGGACATCACGCTCAAAGAGCTCGGGGAGATGGTTTCGTCCGGAAATGTCAGCAAATCTGGCGTCAACCACCGTTTGCGGAAAATTGATGAAATCGCAGAATCACTGCGCAATGGAGAAATGATCGGCCGGTAAAATCCGGCTGTTCTTTTATATATGTAAGTTCAGTTTCTGGAGGAGGATCAGCATGATAGAAAAAGAAGTCAAAGTTTTATTGAATACCGGTCTTCAAGCAAGACAAGCGGCGTTGTTTGTCCAAGAGGCAAACCGTTTTAATGCCGATGTCTATTTAGAAAAAGAAAACAAAAAAGTAAACGCTAAAAGCATCATGGGCATTATGAGCCTAGCCATCAGCAAAGGGACAAACATTAAAATTTCCGCTGACGGATCAGACGAAGAAACTGCAGTAAATGCATTGACCGCTTTGGTCGAAAAACAAGCATAGTAAAACTCACAGCCCAGAAAGCTGTGAGTTTTTTTATTTTAGTGAGGAGAAATGAATTTGTAAATCTATCTATGTTGAATTTAAAGGATAAACTTTTATACTTCGCTTCGGACGCTTTGGGCTTGGCTCTCACAATAAGCCGGGAAAAGCACCCGTCTTATTGCTTCGCCTAGCCCGTGGACGCGCCGGCGCTGGATAAATTTTAATAGTTAAATTTTAAACTCCTTGTTGGTCTCTTTTTGTTGTTATCTATATAGATATGGAGCAAAACAGCTGAGAAGCCCTTGTGCTCCTGCAGCGCTGTGCGCTTCGTCGCAAAGACTTGGCCTCACAAGCTTCGGGCAATGTCTTTCCTGCGAGCCCGCGGAAAGCGCAGCTGTTTTGCGGAATATTAGCAATTAAAGAAATTAAGTTCAACTTAATAGCTATGAATTATAAAAGTATATTGTAGCAGAAAAAAACTCACAGCCGAATCGGCTGTGAGCTTTTTAAAATTAAACTTTTTCGTTTGGCAATTTGTTGCGTGTGATGATTTTATCGACTAAACCATATTCAAGCGCACGTTCAGCAGTCATGAAGTTATCGCGATCTGTATCTTTCGAGATAATGTCCATTGGCTGGCCTGTACGGTCTGCCAAGATTTGGTTTAGTTTTTCGCGCAAGTGCAAGATGCGTTTTGCAGCGATTTCGATTTCAGTTGCTTGGCCTTGAGCTCCACCAAGTGGCTGGTGAATCATAACTTCTGCGTTTGGAAGCGCATAGCGTTTGCCTTCAGTACCAGCAGCAAGGAGGAATGCGCCCATTGAAGCGGCCATACCGATGCACACAGTTTGAACATCCGGACGGATGAACTGCATAACATCATAAATTGCCATACCAGCAGTAATACTGCCGCCTGGGCTATTGATGTAAATGGAAATATCTTTTTCAGGATCTTCGGCTTCGAGGAATAGAAGCTGTGCCACAATTGAATTGGCAACATTATCGTCAATGCCGCTTCCTAGCATAATGATGCGGTCTTTCAGCAAACGTGAATAAATGTCATATGCGCGTTCGCCACGGCTTGTTTGTTCAATTACTGTTGGGATTAAGTTCATGAATGGATCCTCCTCGTAAAAGTGAATTTATAGCTTTGCTGAAACGGGTTTCAGCTGTATCATTATCATACACATGATGGTCAATGAAGGTCAAATATAATGAATTGAAAAATTGGCTTGATAATTTGAAAATACTTTTGTATAATAGAAAAGTCGCCAATAGCGAAAAGTATTGCGCCCTCGTAGTGTAATGGATCACACGCAAGATTCCGGTTCTTGAAATGGGGGTTCGATTCCCTCCGAGGGTATTAATTGAAAAGCCGATTCCACCGCTTGTATATGCAGGCAGGGGAATCGGCTTTTTTTCATATATGCCATAAGGCGCACACCTTGCTGTTTAGCCATCTGGCTTTTTACTAAAGTTTCTACTATATATTGAGCTGAAAAGGGGTAAGGGAAATGAAGAAGATATTGATTCCAATCATTATTACAGTACTCATTATCGCAGCGGTTTCAACGGTGTTCATTACAAATTACAACGGATTTGTCCAACTAGAAGAAGATATCAACGAATCGCATGCACAAATCGACAACCAACTGCAGCGCCGTTTGGATTTGATTCCTAACTTGGTGGAAACGGTAAAAGGGTTTGCCAAACAAGAGCAGGATGTTATTCAAGACGTGACCGATGCCCGCGCTAATCTAGCCGGAGCAAATGCTCTTGGAGAACAAGCGGAGGCCGATTTGCAATTGAGCGGAGCACTCAGCCGTTTGTTGGTAGTGGTAGAAAACTATCCGGAGCTAAAATCGAATGCCAACTTCCAGCAATTATCGGATGAACTGGCAGGAACAGAAAATCGCATTGCAGTAGCGCGCCGGGATTACAATACAACGGTCGCCGACTTTAACCGAAAAGCCAAAGCTTTTCCAGGCAATGTGACGGCTGGATTATTCGGTTTCGAAGAAAAACCGTATTTTGAAGCAGATGGAAAAGCCACAGAGGTTCCAAAAGTAGATTTTGAAAATGATAAAGACTGATGAAGAAACTGTTGTTTCTGTTGCTGTTGGTCAGCTTGTGGGCTACTCCTGTTTTTGCAATTGACTTTCCTGAACTTACGGATGATATTTACGTACAGGATATTGCCGACGTTTTGACTCCTGACGAAGAAGAGGAACTGCGGAGATTAGGGACAGAGCTGGAAGACGCCACCACTGCCCAGCTCGCAGTCATGGTCGTTCCCTCATTAGAAGGAGAACCGATTGCCGATTACGCTTTGGAAGCCCTGCGGCATTATGGGGTAGGAACTAAAGAAGACAATAACGGAGCACTCATGGTTCTCTCCACCGGCGACCGGGAGATTTATATCACGACGGGCTACGGACTGGAAGAGGTTCTTTCCGATGGCGAAGTGGGTCGCATTTTAGATGGCTATGCTGTTCCTTTCCTCCAGCAGGATGAGTACGGCCAAGGAATCATGAACACCTATAAAGCGCTTTACAAAGAAGTGGCGGCTGCATATGATTGGAACGATGAAGCTTTAGCGCCGCAACCTGTCGCACAGCAATCGCCTGTTCCCGAGGAGAAGGATGAATGGCTGGTCTTCCGGGGGATCATCGTCGCCGGAATTGTTATATGGATCATCATCTCTCTGTTTGGCGGAGGTGCCGGAAGAGGGAATAGCAAAAGTGCAGGCAATAGAAGCAGTTCGTCCAGTTCTTATCGCAGCAGCAGCTCCCGAAGCAGCAGTAGCAGTTCTCGCAGTGGGCGTGGTGGTTCAGGAGGCGGCGGCGGAGCTGGCCGTAAATTTTAATGAAAGAGGGAAAGAAATGATTACGCTATACACCCGTTCGAATTGTCCGTTATGTGATGAGGCGAAACTGATGCTGCAGCTCGTGCAGGAAGATTTCCCTGTGGAATTCGAAGAAGTGGACATCGAAAGTGACGATGATCTCCATGAAAAATACATGCTGATGATTCCAGTTCTCGAGAAAAATAACAAAATTTTATTATTTGGCAATATTGGTTATGCCGATTTACTAGAAGCGTTGGAATTATGACGCTTCTTTTTGTTTGCTATTTTATCACGGATTCGCTAGAATGAATCTAGTGGGACATTATTTAATGAGGCGGGACGAAAAACGTCCAACTAAGAAGGAGTGAAGCAATGGATCCATTAACGGAAGCGCAACAAAAGCTCATGCCGGAAATGACCAAACTCCTAAAGAAACGCTATCAAATTTTATTAACGATTCAATTGGAGGAGCCGATTGGCAGGCGAGCGCTTAGCGAACTTGCCGGTTCCACCGAAAGAGAGATTCGGAAAGAAACCGATCTATTGCGCAATCAGCAATTGATCGAGGCAAGGCCCGCCGGCATGATTGTTTCTGAGCAAGGCTTGGCTGTACTTGACGCCTTGAAAGATTTCATGCGTGATGTGTCCGGCTTGATCGCGATGGAAAAGCAGTTGAAGTCCCTTCTTGGGATTTCAAAAGTGCTGATCCTTCCGCAAGATAGCGACGACATTCCCGCTGTGAAATCGAATATTGGCAAAGAAGCAGCCCGTCTCTTAGAAGCCTTTTTCCCACAGTATAAGAAGATCGCTGTAACGGGCGGCAGCACGATGGCCGCCATCGCAAGAGAATTGCCTTCGGATAAGAAGAACAGTTTTTTACAGTTTATCGCTGCTCGCGGAGGGCTTGGCGAAGATGTTCTGCATCAAGCCAATACAATCGCTTCCTCGTTCGCGGGAAAAACCGGAGGGTCTGTCAAAACGCTTTACCTGCCTGATCATTTAAGTGAAGAAGCTTATGAAATGATGATGCGGGAGCCGGTGATCAAAGAAATGATGGACTTGTATGACCAGACAGATTTAGTAGTCCATGGAATTGGAAACGCCGAGGAAATCGCTCTTCAACGGAAATCTTCATTAGATGAAGTTGAAAGGATTCGATCTGGCGGAGCTGTAAGTGAAGCATTCGGCTATTACTTCGATAAAGAAGGAAAAGTTGTTTATCGCATCCGTACAGCGGGAATTCAATTAGAGCAAGTTCAAAAAGCTCCAGCCATCCTGGCAGTTGCAGGCGGGCGGTCAAAAGCAAAAGCAATTCTTTCTTATTTCAGAAACGCAGCAAAGCAGACGGTATTGGTTACGGATGAAGGCGCTGCTCGAAAAATACTTGAGTTAACTCAAAAACAGGAGGAAATTTAAATGACTTTAAAATTAGCAATTAACGGATTTGGACGTATTGGACGCATCGTATTCCGCCAGGCATTGGCAAACCCAGAAGTGGAAGTAGTAGCGGTAAACGATTTAACAGATGCAAAAATGCTTGCACACCTTTTGAAATATGATTCTATCCACGGCATCTTGGACGCAGAAATTTCAGCTGAAGGCGATGAACTGATTGTTAACGGCAAAAGAATCCGCGTTTACTCTGAAAAAGATCCTGCTAACTTGCCATGGGGCGAAAACAACATCGACATCGTAATCGAGTCTACTGGATTCTTCACAAACGCTGACGATGCTAAAAAGCACATCCAAGCAGGCGCTAAAAAAGTTATCGTTTCAGCTCCAGGTAAAGGCATGAAAACTATTGTAATGGGCGTTAACGATGACAGCTACAACCCGGAAGAAGACGATGTAGTGTCAAACGCATCTTGTACAACTAACGGACTTGCTGGAATCTCTAAAATCTTGAACGATAAGTTCGGCATCAAAAAAGCGATGATGACAACAATTCACTCATACACAAATGACCAAATTTTGTTGGATTCACCGCACAAAGACTACCGTCGCGCACGCTCTGCAGCAGAATCTATGATTCCGACTACAACAGGCGCAGCAGTTGCGGTAACTCAAGTATTGCCAGAACTAAAAGGCAAACTTGACGGAATGGCAATCCGCGTTCCAACACCAAACGTATCGTTGATCGACTTGGTTGCTGAATTAGAAACGGATGCAACTGTAGAAGAAGTTAACAACGCATTAAAAGAAGCAATCGATAACGACAGCAACGACTTCTTGAGCTACAGCGATCTTCCGCTTGTATCAAGCGACTACAACGGCAACACTTCTTCATCAACTGTTGACCTTTTATCGACAATGGAACTTGGCGGCAACATGGTGAAAGTTCTTGCTTGGTATGACAACGAATCAGGCTACTCTGCACGTTGTATCGACGTTGCATTGCACATGTACAAAAAAGGCTTGTAATCTCAAAATCATAGCTTAATTTCTTATGAACCTCTATAATAAAAGAGGGTATAAAGGGGTGGGGACTTACCCTGCCCCTTCTTTTTTATTTCAGTAGAAATGCTGTTTCACGCTAAGGCAATGGAAAGGGACGCTTCTTATCCTGCTTCAGCTCTTAAGCTTTTCTAAAGACAAACGGGAGGTATTTTCATGACGAAGAAAATGACCATGAAAGACGTAGACTTAAAAGGAAAACGTGTATTTTGCCGGGTGGATTTCAATGTACCGATGTCAGCAGGACAAGTCACGGATGACACACGAATTCGTGCAGCTCTTCCGACTATTCAGTACTTGATTGAAAACGGAGCAAAAGTAATACTTGCAAGTCACTTGGGCCGACCGAAAGGCACTGTCAACGAAGACATGAGACTGGCTGCTGCTGCAGCAAAACTGAGCGAATTATTACATAAAGAAGTTAAGAGCCTCGATGAATCAATCGGGGAAAAAGTGGAACAAGAAATTGCTTCGATGAACGAAGGCGACGTTATTTTGCTTGAAAACGTGCGTTTCCACGCAGGCGAAGAGAAAAACGACGACGAATTGGCTCAAGCATTTGCCGATTTAGCGGATGTTTTCGTCAATGACGCGTTTGGAGCAGCTCATAGAGCGCATGCATCTACCGCAGGCATCGCGAAGTATTTGCCGTCGGTTTCCGGCTTATTGCTGGAAAAAGAACTGGACGTGTTAGGAAAAGCGTTGTCTGAACCGGACCGTCCATTTACGGCAATTATCGGCGGAGCGAAAGTAAAAGACAAAATCGGCGTAATCGACAACTTGCTGGAAAAAGTCGACAATTTATTGATCGGCGGAGGTCTTTCTTATACATTCCTGAAAGCTCAAGGCATGGAAATCGGCACTTCGCTGCTTGAAGAAGACAAGATGGATCTAGCTTTATCGTTTATCAAAAAAGCAGAAGAAAAAGGCGTGAAGCTTTATCTGCCGATCGACGTCGTCATTGCCAAGGAATTTTCAAATGACACAGAAACGAAATCGGTCAAAATCGATGAAATTCCTTCCGACTGGATGGGGCTTGATATCGGGCCAGAGACAACGAAATTGTATGCGGATGTTATTGCCGATTCCAAATTGATTCTTTGGAACGGACCGATGGGCGTGTTTGAAATGACGTCTTATGAAAATGGCACAAAATCAGTTGCAGAAGCAATGGCAAAAACAAGTGCTTATACGATTATCGGAGGAGGAGACTCGGCTGCAGCTGTAGAACAGTTCCATGTAGCAGAAAAAATGGATCATATTTCTACTGGCGGCGGAGCTTCTCTCGAATTCATGGAAGGCAAGGAATTGCCTGGCGTTACAGCGTTAACAGATAAATAAGAAGAACTTCATTTGGTCGAGTTGGACAATTAAAGCTTAATCGCCAGTAAAATCCGGCGAAAGCGGGAAATTACTGGCCGTTAAAGCTGGATAAAGGGAGTGGCTTTTTTGAGAAAACCAATCATTGCAGGAAACTGGAAAATGTATAAAACAGCTACCGAAGCAAACGAATTTGTTGAAAAGGCAAAAGGACTTGTTCCGAATACGGATAACGTGGACGCGGTGATTTGTGCCCCTGCCTTATTTTTGAACCAATTGGTGACTTCAGCCCAATCGAGCCCGCTTCAAATCGGCGCTCAGACGATGCATGAAGAAAACGAAGGTGCGTTTACAGGCGAAATCAGCCCGGTTCAATTGGCTGATTTGGGCGTTAAATACGTGATCATCGGCCATTCAGAACGCCGTCAATATTTTAACGAAACAGACGCTTCCGCAAACAAAAAAGTGCATGCTGCATTTGCTAATGGCTTGACGCCAATCATGTGCGTTGGGGAAACACTTGAAGAACGCGAAAGCGGCTCAACTGGCCAAATCGTGGAAACTCAAGTAGAACAAGGCCTTTCTGGTTTGTCAGATCAGCAAGTGGCTGACCTAGTAATCGCTTATGAACCGATTTGGGCGATTGGAACGGGCAAAACAGCAACTGCTGAAGATGCCAACGAAGTTTGTGGAACGATCCGCAAGAAAGTTGCAGCTCTTTACAGCCAGGAAACGGCTGATAAAGTCCGCATCCAATACGGCGGCAGTGTTAAACCGGCCAACATTGAAGAATTGCTCGGTATGGAACATATCGACGGTGCTTTAGTCGGCGGCGCTAGCCTTGAAGTGGAGTCTTTTGTGAAATTGCTGGAGGCTGGTTCAAATGCGTAAAGGGAAATACCCGGCGGCACTGATCATTCTGGATGGTTTCGGTTGCCGTGAAGAAACATTTGGCAATGCAGTGGCGCAGGCGAAAAAACCAAACTTCGACACGTTGTGGAACAGCTATCCGCATAGTCTTTTGACAGCATCCGGCGAAGCGGTCGGTTTGCCAGAAGGGCAAATGGGCAACTCGGAAGTTGGCCATTTGAATATCGGAGCAGGGCGCATTGTTTATCAAAACTTGACGCGCATCAACAAATCCATTCGAGAAGGCGATTTCTACTTGAACCCGGCATTTGTGGAAGCCATCACCCATGCGAAAGCAAACGGCAAAGCGCTGCACTTGATGGGCTTGTTGTCAGACGGCGGCGTCCATAGCCATTATGAGCATTTATTCGCTCTTTTAGAGTTGGCGAAACAGCACGGCTTGAAAGAAGTTTTTGTTCACGGCTTTTTGGATGGACGCGACGTCGGACCAAGAACCGCACTCGGTTATGTTGAAAAAACTGAGGATAAAATGAAAGAAATTGGTGTCGGGAAATTTGCATCGATCAGCGGACGCTATTATGCAATGGACCGCGACAATCGCTGGGAACGCGTTGAAACGGCTTATCGGGTAATGGTGGATGGAGACGGCTCGACAGCTCCTTCAGCCATTGAAGGGATTTCCCGGTCATACACTACGGACGTTGTCGATGAATTTATCGTTCCATTTGCAATTACAGAAGATGACAAACCGGTAGCTACGGTTAAATCCGGCGATTCGGTTATCTTTTTCAACTTCCGTCCCGACCGGGCCATTCAATTAACTTCAGTTTTCATTAATGAAAATTTTAATGGCTTCGCTAAAAGCGTGCGGCATCCAGAGGATATTTCCTTTATTACGTTTACTGCTTATAGCGATGAATTGCCGACGCTAGTAGCTTATACGGCGCAGAATTTGGTTCAAACAATCGGCGAAGTCGTGTCAGCGCATGGCTTGACGCAACTCCGGATTGCCGAAACGGAAAAATACCCGCATGTTACATTCTTTATGAGTGGCGGGCGTGAAGATGTGTTTGAAGGAGAAGATCGAATTTTGGTCGATTCTCCGAAAGTGGCAACATATGACCTACAACCGGAAATGAGCGCTTATGAAGTGACGGACCGGCTGGTGGAGCAAATTCAAAACGATGCCCATGACTGCATCATCTTGAATTTCGCAAATCCGGATATGGTCGGACATAGCGGCATGCTGGAGCCGACCATCAAAGCGATCGAAACGGTTGATGAATGCTTGGGCCGGATTATCCAAGCGCTGCATGCCAAAGGCGGATACGCGATTGTTACTGCGGATCACGGCAATGCCGATGAAGTAGTGACGCTGGACGGTATGCCGATGACGGCCCATACGACCAATTTGGTTCCGGTCATCGTCACTAAAAACGGAGTCGAGCTGCGGAAAGATGGAATTCTTGCAGACCTTGCACCAACGCTTTTGAAATTATTGAACGTTGAACAACCAGTAGAAATGACTGGAAAACCATTATACTAATTAAACCAAAGGGAGCTGTTTTTAATGCCAATTATCACTGACATTCTTGCACGCGAAGTACTAGATTCACGAGGAAACCCAACAGTAGAAGTAGAAGTCTTCACAGAAAGCGGAGCATTCGGACGCGCAATCGTTCCTTCAGGCGCTTCTACGGGAGAACATGAAGCAGTAGAACTTCGTGATGGCGATAAAGGCCGTTACCTTGGAAAAGGCGTATTGAAAGCAGTAGATCACGTCAACACGGAAATCGCTCAAGAAATCGTTGACAACTACTCAGTGCTTGACCAAGTATCGATCGACAAAGCTTTGATCGATTTGGATGGTACAGAAAACAAAGGGCGCCTTGGTGCTAATGCTATTCTAGGTGTTTCTATGGCCGTTGCGCACGCAGCAGCAGATTACTTGGATATCCCGCTTTACCAATACTTAGGCGGATTCAATGCGAAGCAATTGCCAGTGCCGATGATGAACATCTTAAACGGTGGTGAGCACGCGGACAACAACGTCGACATTCAAGAATTCATGGTAATGCCAGTAGGAGCTGAAAGCTTCCGCCACGCAGTTCGCATGGGCGCTGAAATTTTCCATAACTTGAAATCAGTTCTAAAAGAAAAAGGCTATAACACTTCTGTTGGGGACGAAGGCGGATTTGCTCCGAACTTAGGCTCAAACGAAGAAGCATTGACTACGATTGTGGAAGCAATCGAAAAAGCGGGCTACACACCAGGCAAAGACGTATTACTGGCAATGGACGTAGCTGCTTCTGAAATCTACGACAAAGAAAAAGGCGTTTACAACTTGCCTGGCGACAATACCGTGAAAACTTCTGAACAAATGGTTGACTGGTATGAAGAGCTTTCTAACAAATACCCAATCGTTTCAATCGAAGACGGTTTGGATGAAAACGACTGGGCTGGCCACAAATTGTTGACGGAACGCATTGGCGACCGTGTTCAATTGGTCGGTGACGATTTGTTCGTAACGAATACGAAGAAATTGGCTCAAGGGATTTCTGAAGGCGTCGGAAACTCCATCTTGATCAAAGTAAACCAAATCGGTACATTGACAGAAACATTTGATGCGATTGAAATGGCGAAGCGTGCTGGCTATACAGCAGTCATCAGCCACCGTTCAGGCGAATCAGAAGATGTAACAATTGCGGACATCGCAGTAGCGACAAACGCTGGCCAAATCAAAACAGGTGCTCCATCACGTACGGACCGCGTTGCGAAATACAACCAGTTGCTGCGCATTGAAGATCAATTGAACGACACTTCAAGCTATTTAGGGTTGAAAACTTTCTACAACCTAAGAAAATAAGCGATCAGCCATCTTTTTCCTCTCGCTATTGTCTTAGTTCAAAAATTTTGATAAACTAAATGATAGTGTTAGGTTCTTTTCAGGAGGTGGAATTTATGCATACGTTGTTAATGACTTTACTCGTCATCGTATCGCTCGCATTGATCGTTGTCGTATTATTACAATCAGGGAAAAGTGCAGGTCTTTCAGGAGCCATCTCCGGTGGAGCTGAGCAACTTTTTGGCAAGCAAAAAGCACGCGGGGTGGACTTGATCCTTCACCGGGTTACGATTGTACTTGCTGCCTTATTCTTTATACTGGCTATCGCCGTAACGAAAGTTTAATGTAGATGATCTACGCCTAACCGATCTTTGGTTAGGCGTTTTCTTTTTATGGGGTTTAGTATTGAAGAAATCGCTTCAGGCAGACGCTTTCCGCGGGCACGGCCTCAGCCGCTTCCCTCGCTGCGCTCAGTCCAGGGTCTTCGGCTCGTGCTGTCCCGCAGGAGTCGCCGCCTTCCGCTCTTTCTTCTTAGTTTAATATTAATTTTATAAAAAGCTTTATTTTTGAATATGATGTTAGGTGTATATTTCTAAAATGGCTCTGTTTTTTACAGAAACAGAGCGCCGGCGCGTCCACGGGCTAGGCGAAGCAATAAGACGGATGTTTTTCCCGGCTTATTGTGGGAGCCATGCCCAGAGCGACCGAAGCGGTCTATAGAAGGTTAACTATTTTCAACTTAACGAAACTTTAACAACTAAATGGAGGGATTTTGATGCGAGTATCGCAGCCAAAACCATTTTTCTTTAAATCAGGGCCTCGTGCTGTTTTATTGCTGCACGGGTTTACAGGAAATTCAGCGGACGTGCGCATGCTTGGGCGTTTTCTTGAGAAGCATGGCTACACTTCACTGGCACCTCATTATGCCGGTCACGGTGTGGAACCGGAAAAGTTGCTGGGCACAGGTCCAGCTGACTGGTGGAAGGATGCAGAAGCCGCTTTTCAGCAGTTGAAGAATGAAGGATACGAAGAAATCGCAATCGCCGGTTTGTCTTTAGGCGGCGTATTCACGTTGAAATTGGGGTATACATTCCCTGTAAAGGGGCTAATCACGATGTGTGCGCCGATGTATATGAAAACGACCAATCTAATGTACGAAGGTGTATTGAAATATGCGCGTGAATACAAGAAATATGAAGGAAAAGACCAGGCTGTTATCGAAGAAGAAATGAAGAAGTTCCAAGAAACCCCGATGGAGTCTTTAGATGATCTCCGCAAGTTAATTGCAGATGTTCGAGCACATGTTGATCATGTGTACGCCCCATTGTTTGTGGTTCAAGGTTCTTTGGATGATGTCATTAACCCAGATTCCGCCAATGTGATTTACGAAGAAGCGGAGTCTTTTGATAAAAAAATTAAATGGTACGAGAAATCCGGGCATGTTATTACGCTCGATCAAGAAAAATCGCAACTGCACCACGATGTGTTAGAATTTCTCGATTCGCTCGATTGGAGTGAATGAGACCGTCAGAAGGAGGAGTATACATGGCTACAAATGAAATGACGCTAGATCAACGATTATTAACATTTATGCGCGAAGACGCATACAAGCCGTTGACCGTTCAGGAAATAGAAGAACAATTTGGATTTGATGATGCAGATGAATTTAAAGAATTGGTGAAAACCTTAGTGAAACTCGAGGAAAAAGGACTGCTTGTCCGCTCGAGATCAAACCGCTACGGAGTTCCGGAGCGCATGAATTTAATGCGCGGAAGATTTATCGGACACGCAAAAGGCTTTGGTTTTGTAGCACCGGAAGAAGCGGGACTTGATGATGTCTTTATTCCACCGAATGAAGTGAACGGAGCAGTAAATGGCGACACGGTAATGATCCGGGTTTCTGAAAGTTCTTCAGGTGACCGCCGCGAAGGAGCCATTATCCGTATTTTGGAACGCGGAACGACGAAAGTGGTCGGGTCCTTCCAAGACAACAAAGGATTCGGCTTTGTCGTATCCGATGACAAGAAAATGAATATCGATATTTTTATCGCCAAAGAAAATACGCTCGGTGCAGTTGACGGACATAAAGTAGTTGTTGAAATTACGGAATGGCCGAACGGA includes these proteins:
- the gpmI gene encoding 2,3-bisphosphoglycerate-independent phosphoglycerate mutase — its product is MRKGKYPAALIILDGFGCREETFGNAVAQAKKPNFDTLWNSYPHSLLTASGEAVGLPEGQMGNSEVGHLNIGAGRIVYQNLTRINKSIREGDFYLNPAFVEAITHAKANGKALHLMGLLSDGGVHSHYEHLFALLELAKQHGLKEVFVHGFLDGRDVGPRTALGYVEKTEDKMKEIGVGKFASISGRYYAMDRDNRWERVETAYRVMVDGDGSTAPSAIEGISRSYTTDVVDEFIVPFAITEDDKPVATVKSGDSVIFFNFRPDRAIQLTSVFINENFNGFAKSVRHPEDISFITFTAYSDELPTLVAYTAQNLVQTIGEVVSAHGLTQLRIAETEKYPHVTFFMSGGREDVFEGEDRILVDSPKVATYDLQPEMSAYEVTDRLVEQIQNDAHDCIILNFANPDMVGHSGMLEPTIKAIETVDECLGRIIQALHAKGGYAIVTADHGNADEVVTLDGMPMTAHTTNLVPVIVTKNGVELRKDGILADLAPTLLKLLNVEQPVEMTGKPLY
- the eno gene encoding phosphopyruvate hydratase: MPIITDILAREVLDSRGNPTVEVEVFTESGAFGRAIVPSGASTGEHEAVELRDGDKGRYLGKGVLKAVDHVNTEIAQEIVDNYSVLDQVSIDKALIDLDGTENKGRLGANAILGVSMAVAHAAADYLDIPLYQYLGGFNAKQLPVPMMNILNGGEHADNNVDIQEFMVMPVGAESFRHAVRMGAEIFHNLKSVLKEKGYNTSVGDEGGFAPNLGSNEEALTTIVEAIEKAGYTPGKDVLLAMDVAASEIYDKEKGVYNLPGDNTVKTSEQMVDWYEELSNKYPIVSIEDGLDENDWAGHKLLTERIGDRVQLVGDDLFVTNTKKLAQGISEGVGNSILIKVNQIGTLTETFDAIEMAKRAGYTAVISHRSGESEDVTIADIAVATNAGQIKTGAPSRTDRVAKYNQLLRIEDQLNDTSSYLGLKTFYNLRK
- the secG gene encoding preprotein translocase subunit SecG, with protein sequence MHTLLMTLLVIVSLALIVVVLLQSGKSAGLSGAISGGAEQLFGKQKARGVDLILHRVTIVLAALFFILAIAVTKV
- a CDS encoding alpha/beta hydrolase; translated protein: MRVSQPKPFFFKSGPRAVLLLHGFTGNSADVRMLGRFLEKHGYTSLAPHYAGHGVEPEKLLGTGPADWWKDAEAAFQQLKNEGYEEIAIAGLSLGGVFTLKLGYTFPVKGLITMCAPMYMKTTNLMYEGVLKYAREYKKYEGKDQAVIEEEMKKFQETPMESLDDLRKLIADVRAHVDHVYAPLFVVQGSLDDVINPDSANVIYEEAESFDKKIKWYEKSGHVITLDQEKSQLHHDVLEFLDSLDWSE